The following are encoded together in the Peromyscus leucopus breed LL Stock chromosome 1, UCI_PerLeu_2.1, whole genome shotgun sequence genome:
- the Ric8a gene encoding synembryn-A isoform X2 translates to MEPRAVVDALETGEEDTAAEALQSFNREHSQSFTFDDAQQEDRKRLAKLLVSVLEQGLSPSHRVTWLQTIRILSRDRSCLDSFASRQSLHALACYADITISEEPIPQPPDMDVLLEALKCLCNLVLSSPTAQMLAAEARLVVRLAERVGLYRKRSYPHEVQFFDLRLLFLLTALRTDVRQQLFQELHGVRLLTDALELTLGVAPQENPPAVLPAQETERAMEILKVLFNITFDSVKREVDEEDAALYRYLGTLLRHCVMVAAAGDRTEEFHGHTVNLLGNLPLKCLDVLLTLELHEGSLEFMGVNMEVISALLAFLEKRLHQTHRLKECVAPVLNVLTECARMHRPARKFLKAQVLPPLRDVRTRPEVGDLLRNKLVRLMTHLDTDVKRVAAEFLFVLCSESVPRFIKYTGYGNAAGLLAARGLMAGGRPEGQYSEDGDTDTEEYREAKASINPVTGRVEEKPPNPMEGMTEEQKEHEAMKLVNMFDKLSRHRVIQPMGMSPRGHLTSLQDAMCETMEGQLSSDPDSDPD, encoded by the exons ATGGAGCCCCGGGCAGTTGTGGATGCTTTGGAGACGGGAGAGGAAGACACAGCGGCAGAAGCTCTGCAGTCGTTCAACCGGGAG CACTCCCAGAGCTTCACCTTCGATGATGCCCAACAGGAGGACAGGAAG AGACTCGCAAAGCTGCTGGTCTCCGTACTAGAGCAGGGCTTGTCACCATCACACCGCGTCACCTGGCTGCAGACCATCCGAATCCTGTCCCGGGACCGCAGCTGCCTGGACTCCTTTGCCAGCCGCCAGAGCCTCCACGCGCTAGCCTGCTATGCTGACATCACCATCTCAGAGGAGCCCATCCCACAGCCCCCAGACATGGATGTCCTCCTCGAAGCTCTCAAATGCCTGTGCAACCTCGTGCTCAGCAGTCCTACGGCACAGATGCTGGCAGCAGAGGCGCGCCTGGTGGTGAGGCTAGCAGAGCGCGTGGGACTGTACCGCAAAAGGAGCTATCCCCACGAAGTCCAGTTCTTTGACTTGAGGCTCCTTTTCCTGCTAACGGCCCTTCGCACCGATGTGCGCCAGCAGCTGTTTCAGGAGCTGCATGGTGTGCGCCTGCTGACCGATGCACTGGAACTTACACTGGGGGTGGCCCCCCAAGAAAACCCCCCGGCGGTACTTCCGGCCCAAGAGACAGAGCGGGCCATGGAGATCCTCAAAGTGCTCTTTAATATCACCTTTGACTCTGTCAAGAGGGAGGTGGATGAG GAAGACGCTGCCCTTTACCGGTACCTGGGGACCCTTCTGCGGCACTGTGTGATGGTTGCTGCTGCTGGAGACCGCACAGAGGAGTTCCATGG CCACACTGTGAATCTCCTGGGGAACTTGCCCCTCAAATGTTTGGATGTTCTTCTCACCCTGGAGCTACATGAAGGATCCTTAGAGTTTATGGGAGTCAATATGGAAGTGATCAGTGCCCTTCTTGCCTTCCTAGAGAAGCGTCTGCACCAG ACCCACAGGCTGAAGGAGTGCGTGGCACCTGTGCTGAACGTGTTGACAGAATGCGCCCGCATGCACCGTCCTGCCAGGAAGTTCCTGAAGGCCCAG GTCCTGCCCCCTCTGAGGGATGTGAGGACTCGGCCCGAGGTGGGGGACCTGCTTCGAAACAAGCTTGTCCGCCTCATGACACACCTGGATACAGATGTGAAGAGGGTAGCTGCTGAGTTCCTCTTTGTCTTATGCTCTGAGAGTG TGCCCCGATTCATCAAGTACACAGGCTACGGAAATGctgctggcctcctggctgcCAGGGGCCTCATGGCTGGGGGCCGGCCCGAGGGCCAGTACTCAGAGGATGGGGACACCGACACAGAGGAGTACAGAGAAGCTAAGGCCAG CATCAACCCTGTGACTGGAAGGGTGGAGGAGAAGCCACCCAATCCTATGGAAGGCATGACAGAGGAGCAGAAGGAACATGAGGCCATGAAGCTAGTGAACATGTTTGACAAGCTCTCCAG GCACCGAGTCATCCAGCCCATGGGGATGAGTCCCCGGGGTCACCTCACTTCTCTGCAAGATGCCATGTGTGAGACCATGGAGGGGCAGCTCTCCTCAGACCCCGACTCAGACCCTGACTGA
- the Odf3 gene encoding outer dense fiber protein 3, whose protein sequence is MAEEVWVGAWRPHRPRGPIMALYSSPGPKYLIPPTTGFVKHTPTKLRAPAYSFRGAPMLLAENCSPGPRYSVNPKILRTGKDLGPAYSILGRYRTKTTLTPGPGDYFPEKSTRHVFDSAPSHSISARTKTFRVDSTPGPAAYMLPMVMGPHTVGKVSQPSFSIKGRSKLGSFSDDLHKTPGPAAYRQTDVQVTKFKAPQYTMAARVEPPGDKTLKPGPGAHSPEKVTMNKPCAPIVTFGIKHSDYMTPLVVDVE, encoded by the exons ATGGCAGAGGAGGTATGGGTGGGCGCCTGGAGGCCCCATCGCCCCAGGGGGCCCATCATGGCCCTCTACAGCAGTCCTGGACCCAAGTACCTGATTCCACCCACCACGG GCTTTGTGAAGCACACACCCACCAAACTTCGAGCACCAGCCTACAGCTTCCGTGGGGCCCCCATGCTCTTGGCGGAGAATTGCTCCCCAGGGCCCCGCTACAGTGTGAACCCCAAGATACTGAGGACTGGCAAGGACCTTGGCCCTGCCTACTCCATCCTGGGGCGCTACCGTACCAAGACCACGCTGACCCCTGGCCCGG gcGATTACTTTCCAGAGAAATCTACCAGGCATGTGTTCGACTCAGCACCCAGTCATTCCATTTCTGCCCGGACCAAGACCTTCCGAGTGGACAGTACTCCAG GCCCTGCTGCGTACATGTTGCCTATGGTGATGGGGCCGCACACGGTGGGCAAGGTCTCCCAGCCCTCCTTCTCCATCAAGGGCCGCAGCAAGCTGGGCAGCTTCAGCGACGACCTGCACAAG ACTCCAGGCCCTGCAGCGTACCGTCAGACTGATGTTCAAGTGACCAAGTTCAAGGCTCCACAGTACACCATGGCTGCCCGGGTGGAGCCCCCAGGGGATAAGACCCTGAAGCCAGGACCAGGAGCTCACAGTCCCGAGAAG GTGACCATGAACAAGCCTTGTGCCCCCATCGTCACCTTTGGCATCAAGCACTCCGACTACATGACGCCCCTGGTTGTCGATGTGGAATAG
- the Bet1l gene encoding BET1-like protein isoform X1, which yields MADWTRGERIEAQSSGAVEEILDRENKRMADSLASKVTRLKSLALDIDRDTEDQNRYLDGMDSDFTSVTGLLTGSVKRFSTMARSGRDNRKLLCGMALVLIVAFFILSYLLSRTRT from the exons ATGGCTGATTGGACTCGCGGTGAGCGCATCGAGG CTCAGAGCTCTGGTGCTGTGGAGGAGATTCTAGACCGAGAGAACAAGCGGATGGCCGACAGCCTGGCCTCCAAGGTTACCAGGCTCAAATCG CTGGCCTTAGACATCGACAGGGACACAGAAGACCAGAACCGGTACCTAGATGGCATG GACTCAGATTTCACGAGTGTGACCGGCCTACTCACAGGGAGTGTGAAGCGCTTTTCCACAATGGCACGGTCTGGGCGAGACAACCGGAAGCTTCTGTGTGGTATGGCCCTAGTCTTAATTGTGGCCTTCTTCATCCTCTCCTACCTCTTGTCGAGGACAAGGACGTGA
- the Ric8a gene encoding synembryn-A isoform X1: MEPRAVVDALETGEEDTAAEALQSFNREHSQSFTFDDAQQEDRKRLAKLLVSVLEQGLSPSHRVTWLQTIRILSRDRSCLDSFASRQSLHALACYADITISEEPIPQPPDMDVLLEALKCLCNLVLSSPTAQMLAAEARLVVRLAERVGLYRKRSYPHEVQFFDLRLLFLLTALRTDVRQQLFQELHGVRLLTDALELTLGVAPQENPPAVLPAQETERAMEILKVLFNITFDSVKREVDEEDAALYRYLGTLLRHCVMVAAAGDRTEEFHGHTVNLLGNLPLKCLDVLLTLELHEGSLEFMGVNMEVISALLAFLEKRLHQTHRLKECVAPVLNVLTECARMHRPARKFLKAQLPPQVLPPLRDVRTRPEVGDLLRNKLVRLMTHLDTDVKRVAAEFLFVLCSESVPRFIKYTGYGNAAGLLAARGLMAGGRPEGQYSEDGDTDTEEYREAKASINPVTGRVEEKPPNPMEGMTEEQKEHEAMKLVNMFDKLSRHRVIQPMGMSPRGHLTSLQDAMCETMEGQLSSDPDSDPD; encoded by the exons ATGGAGCCCCGGGCAGTTGTGGATGCTTTGGAGACGGGAGAGGAAGACACAGCGGCAGAAGCTCTGCAGTCGTTCAACCGGGAG CACTCCCAGAGCTTCACCTTCGATGATGCCCAACAGGAGGACAGGAAG AGACTCGCAAAGCTGCTGGTCTCCGTACTAGAGCAGGGCTTGTCACCATCACACCGCGTCACCTGGCTGCAGACCATCCGAATCCTGTCCCGGGACCGCAGCTGCCTGGACTCCTTTGCCAGCCGCCAGAGCCTCCACGCGCTAGCCTGCTATGCTGACATCACCATCTCAGAGGAGCCCATCCCACAGCCCCCAGACATGGATGTCCTCCTCGAAGCTCTCAAATGCCTGTGCAACCTCGTGCTCAGCAGTCCTACGGCACAGATGCTGGCAGCAGAGGCGCGCCTGGTGGTGAGGCTAGCAGAGCGCGTGGGACTGTACCGCAAAAGGAGCTATCCCCACGAAGTCCAGTTCTTTGACTTGAGGCTCCTTTTCCTGCTAACGGCCCTTCGCACCGATGTGCGCCAGCAGCTGTTTCAGGAGCTGCATGGTGTGCGCCTGCTGACCGATGCACTGGAACTTACACTGGGGGTGGCCCCCCAAGAAAACCCCCCGGCGGTACTTCCGGCCCAAGAGACAGAGCGGGCCATGGAGATCCTCAAAGTGCTCTTTAATATCACCTTTGACTCTGTCAAGAGGGAGGTGGATGAG GAAGACGCTGCCCTTTACCGGTACCTGGGGACCCTTCTGCGGCACTGTGTGATGGTTGCTGCTGCTGGAGACCGCACAGAGGAGTTCCATGG CCACACTGTGAATCTCCTGGGGAACTTGCCCCTCAAATGTTTGGATGTTCTTCTCACCCTGGAGCTACATGAAGGATCCTTAGAGTTTATGGGAGTCAATATGGAAGTGATCAGTGCCCTTCTTGCCTTCCTAGAGAAGCGTCTGCACCAG ACCCACAGGCTGAAGGAGTGCGTGGCACCTGTGCTGAACGTGTTGACAGAATGCGCCCGCATGCACCGTCCTGCCAGGAAGTTCCTGAAGGCCCAG CTGCCTCCCCAGGTCCTGCCCCCTCTGAGGGATGTGAGGACTCGGCCCGAGGTGGGGGACCTGCTTCGAAACAAGCTTGTCCGCCTCATGACACACCTGGATACAGATGTGAAGAGGGTAGCTGCTGAGTTCCTCTTTGTCTTATGCTCTGAGAGTG TGCCCCGATTCATCAAGTACACAGGCTACGGAAATGctgctggcctcctggctgcCAGGGGCCTCATGGCTGGGGGCCGGCCCGAGGGCCAGTACTCAGAGGATGGGGACACCGACACAGAGGAGTACAGAGAAGCTAAGGCCAG CATCAACCCTGTGACTGGAAGGGTGGAGGAGAAGCCACCCAATCCTATGGAAGGCATGACAGAGGAGCAGAAGGAACATGAGGCCATGAAGCTAGTGAACATGTTTGACAAGCTCTCCAG GCACCGAGTCATCCAGCCCATGGGGATGAGTCCCCGGGGTCACCTCACTTCTCTGCAAGATGCCATGTGTGAGACCATGGAGGGGCAGCTCTCCTCAGACCCCGACTCAGACCCTGACTGA
- the Bet1l gene encoding BET1-like protein isoform X2 — protein MADWTRAQSSGAVEEILDRENKRMADSLASKVTRLKSLALDIDRDTEDQNRYLDGMDSDFTSVTGLLTGSVKRFSTMARSGRDNRKLLCGMALVLIVAFFILSYLLSRTRT, from the exons ATGGCTGATTGGACTCGCG CTCAGAGCTCTGGTGCTGTGGAGGAGATTCTAGACCGAGAGAACAAGCGGATGGCCGACAGCCTGGCCTCCAAGGTTACCAGGCTCAAATCG CTGGCCTTAGACATCGACAGGGACACAGAAGACCAGAACCGGTACCTAGATGGCATG GACTCAGATTTCACGAGTGTGACCGGCCTACTCACAGGGAGTGTGAAGCGCTTTTCCACAATGGCACGGTCTGGGCGAGACAACCGGAAGCTTCTGTGTGGTATGGCCCTAGTCTTAATTGTGGCCTTCTTCATCCTCTCCTACCTCTTGTCGAGGACAAGGACGTGA